In Pseudomonas fluorescens, one genomic interval encodes:
- a CDS encoding thioesterase II family protein: MVYSRWRPKLPQWLQLQPVELPGRGARFDEPLHTDMRALAMQLAKELRPNLKAPYALFGHSLGALLACEIAHALRALGCPEPVALFASGTAAPTMRADYDRGFAEPKTDAELIDQLRTLNGTSEEVLANAELMSLTLPILRADFLLCGKFEPLSRPLLNCPVHVLGGKADRATTEQLIGWSKETRGSFSVDMLAGGHFFIHEHEAKVLKVIKDQLEGHHRRHIMAAIA; this comes from the coding sequence ATGGTCTATAGCCGCTGGCGGCCAAAACTGCCGCAATGGCTGCAACTGCAACCGGTGGAACTGCCGGGGCGCGGTGCACGTTTCGACGAGCCGCTGCACACGGATATGCGGGCGCTGGCGATGCAACTGGCCAAGGAATTGCGGCCGAATCTCAAAGCGCCGTATGCGTTGTTCGGCCATAGCCTGGGCGCGCTGCTGGCCTGCGAAATCGCTCACGCGCTGCGCGCATTGGGCTGTCCGGAACCGGTGGCGCTGTTTGCCTCGGGCACGGCGGCGCCGACGATGCGCGCCGATTACGATCGCGGTTTTGCCGAGCCGAAAACCGACGCCGAGCTGATCGATCAATTGCGCACGCTCAACGGCACCAGCGAAGAAGTGCTGGCCAATGCCGAGCTGATGAGCCTGACCCTGCCGATCCTGCGCGCGGACTTCTTGCTCTGCGGCAAATTCGAGCCGTTGTCGCGGCCGTTGCTCAACTGCCCGGTGCACGTGCTGGGCGGCAAGGCGGATCGCGCGACCACCGAACAACTGATCGGCTGGAGCAAGGAAACCCGTGGCAGCTTTTCAGTGGACATGCTCGCCGGCGGGCACTTCTTCATTCATGAGCATGAAGCCAAAGTGCTCAAGGTGATCAAGGATCAGCTGGAAGGGCATCATCGCCGGCATATCATGGCCGCAATCGCCTGA
- a CDS encoding family 2 encapsulin nanocompartment cargo protein terpene cyclase — MEEQLILVSPKDRQTGVASKMKVHHQGLRHRAFSILLFDSQGRMLMQQRALGKYHSGGLWTNTCCGHPRPGERTAAAALRRLQEEMGTTCKLQKVASMLYYEQMSNELIEHEFDHVFAGLSQLDPVANPEEVESWEWLSLEEITERIEQAPEQFTIWFRRMFEQFGIGGVRQWFEAAHDASAARSMPDAFGKKARSPWAVPPLYCPAPFRVDTALAEAVEDRLMPWIKEVGIFAGQLEKVRAMGFGRFAMLCHTDTHDPDRLLLSAQCIAALFAVDDYYCDDERTGSEPRLVGPRLSLALAALEPAHLPSRFRCGLDHALNSDPVLVALRAYMDRVQAFASSVQVARVRHEIIAMFVTMTAEAAWRLEGLTPPIWEYLAQRQTNSFLPCMSLIDVIGGYELPAHIYSAPAVRRVTTLAASATIVANDLYSAHKENQAAIGDFNLPQLLAREHNCTPRQAMIKCAHVHDEIVHLYEAAEQAVLPDASPLLQRFLTGIKSWVSGSLEWHRHSGRYHV, encoded by the coding sequence ATGGAAGAACAGCTTATTCTGGTATCGCCCAAGGATCGCCAGACCGGTGTAGCCTCAAAGATGAAAGTGCATCACCAGGGACTGCGCCATCGCGCATTTTCGATTCTGCTCTTTGACTCACAAGGTCGGATGCTGATGCAACAACGCGCGTTGGGCAAATATCATTCCGGCGGATTATGGACCAACACGTGCTGCGGGCATCCTCGCCCCGGCGAACGCACGGCCGCCGCTGCCCTGCGTCGACTGCAGGAGGAAATGGGCACGACGTGCAAACTGCAAAAAGTCGCCTCGATGCTCTATTACGAGCAAATGTCCAATGAACTGATCGAGCATGAATTTGACCACGTGTTTGCCGGCCTCAGCCAGCTCGATCCGGTAGCCAATCCCGAGGAAGTCGAAAGTTGGGAGTGGCTGTCGCTGGAGGAGATCACCGAACGGATCGAACAGGCACCCGAGCAGTTCACGATCTGGTTTCGCCGGATGTTCGAGCAGTTCGGGATAGGGGGTGTAAGGCAATGGTTCGAGGCCGCCCACGATGCGTCAGCGGCACGATCAATGCCTGATGCTTTTGGGAAAAAGGCAAGATCACCCTGGGCCGTCCCGCCGTTGTATTGTCCGGCGCCGTTTCGGGTTGATACGGCGCTGGCCGAGGCCGTCGAAGATCGGCTTATGCCATGGATCAAGGAAGTCGGCATATTTGCGGGACAACTCGAAAAGGTCCGCGCCATGGGGTTCGGTCGCTTCGCCATGCTTTGCCATACCGACACTCACGATCCCGATCGCCTGCTGCTTTCGGCACAGTGCATCGCCGCCCTGTTTGCCGTGGATGATTACTACTGTGATGACGAGCGAACCGGCTCCGAACCGCGCCTGGTAGGGCCCCGACTTTCGCTGGCGCTGGCCGCACTGGAGCCGGCGCACCTGCCCTCTCGCTTTCGTTGCGGTCTTGATCATGCACTGAACAGTGACCCGGTACTGGTTGCGCTTCGCGCCTATATGGACCGCGTTCAGGCATTCGCATCTTCCGTACAAGTGGCCAGGGTACGCCACGAAATCATCGCCATGTTTGTCACCATGACTGCCGAAGCGGCCTGGCGCCTGGAAGGATTGACCCCACCCATCTGGGAATACCTCGCTCAACGCCAGACCAACAGCTTTTTACCCTGCATGTCATTGATCGACGTGATCGGTGGATACGAACTGCCAGCACACATCTACAGCGCCCCTGCCGTGCGGCGCGTGACCACGCTGGCCGCCAGCGCCACAATCGTCGCCAACGATCTGTATTCCGCACACAAGGAAAATCAGGCCGCAATCGGCGATTTCAATCTGCCGCAGTTACTGGCTCGCGAACACAATTGCACGCCCCGACAAGCGATGATCAAGTGCGCGCACGTTCATGACGAAATCGTGCACCTGTATGAAGCGGCGGAACAAGCCGTGCTGCCGGATGCATCGCCGCTGCTGCAGCGTTTTCTGACCGGCATAAAAAGCTGGGTCTCCGGCAGTCTTGAATGGCACCGGCACAGTGGCCGCTATCACGTCTGA
- a CDS encoding cupin-like domain-containing protein: MDLQSILGKLFANAGAVGIEGVFQFVFGPQQAYWSEVKASSRTAPGRHPSPDVTIEVAESDFLGIMGGRVNVEELFASGRLKIGGNMGLATLLPQIIEHAMHGGAVAQKVDMNKRYPTPPRFSEQLTAGLPVQTRIERHARDELSVSEFKSRYLPNGIPVVISNALQDWPLFKLSREESLVHFAELQGITRHGDYVKKTFSTERDFRSTSMAEFIASLDQPAVKRADGEPPAYMGNNILPAQLLQQIKYPPYFDASLFIPPRIWIGPKGTLTPLHRDDTDNLFAQVWGQKQFTLAAPHHREALGTWSTAPKGGLDGCDFNPDAPDYERFPAARDVTFLRVTLEAGDLLFLPEGWFHQVESVSTSLSVNFWVNSGRGW, encoded by the coding sequence GTGGACCTGCAGAGCATCCTGGGCAAGTTGTTCGCCAACGCCGGTGCCGTCGGCATCGAAGGCGTTTTCCAATTCGTGTTTGGCCCGCAGCAGGCCTACTGGTCGGAGGTCAAGGCCAGCAGCCGCACCGCGCCCGGACGCCATCCCAGCCCCGACGTGACCATTGAAGTCGCCGAGAGCGATTTTCTCGGGATCATGGGTGGCCGAGTCAATGTCGAAGAACTGTTCGCCAGCGGACGCCTGAAAATCGGCGGCAACATGGGCCTGGCGACGCTGCTGCCGCAGATCATCGAGCATGCGATGCACGGTGGCGCAGTGGCGCAAAAGGTCGACATGAACAAGCGCTACCCGACCCCGCCACGCTTCAGCGAACAACTCACCGCCGGGCTGCCGGTGCAGACCCGCATCGAGCGCCATGCGCGCGATGAATTGTCGGTCAGCGAATTCAAAAGCAGATACTTGCCCAACGGCATCCCGGTGGTGATCAGCAATGCCTTGCAGGACTGGCCGCTGTTCAAGCTCAGTCGCGAGGAATCACTGGTGCATTTCGCCGAACTGCAGGGCATCACCCGCCACGGCGATTACGTGAAGAAAACCTTTTCCACCGAACGTGATTTCCGCTCGACGTCGATGGCCGAGTTCATTGCCTCGCTGGACCAACCGGCAGTCAAACGGGCTGACGGCGAACCACCGGCCTACATGGGCAACAACATCCTGCCGGCGCAATTGCTGCAGCAGATCAAGTACCCGCCCTACTTCGATGCTTCGCTGTTCATCCCGCCACGCATCTGGATCGGCCCCAAAGGCACGCTGACGCCGCTGCACCGCGACGACACCGACAACCTGTTCGCGCAGGTCTGGGGCCAGAAGCAGTTCACCCTCGCCGCCCCGCATCACCGCGAAGCACTGGGCACCTGGTCGACAGCGCCAAAGGGTGGCCTGGACGGCTGCGACTTCAACCCCGACGCACCGGACTATGAGCGCTTTCCCGCAGCACGCGATGTGACGTTCCTGCGCGTGACGCTGGAGGCCGGGGATCTGCTGTTTCTGCCGGAGGGCTGGTTCCATCAGGTGGAGTCGGTGTCGACGTCACTGTCGGTGAATTTCTGGGTGAATTCGGGGCGGGGTTGGTAA
- a CDS encoding MFS transporter yields the protein MANPYRELFTAPGARAFVLAGMIARMPISMTGIGVITMLSQLKGGYALAGAVAATFALATAFCAPQVSRLVDRFGQGKVLPLSALIGGGALLMLLLCTRLQAPTWTLFIFAALAGCMPSMSAMVRARWTEIYRGQPQLQTAYALESVLDEVCFIVGPPLSVGLCVVAFPEAGPLAALLALAIGVTAFVAQRSTEPAVHPQESQHQGSIIRSTDVQWLLALMLAMGIIVGVVDVVSVAFAQQQGQPAAASIVLSVYAIGSCLAGIAFGAMCSKLPLPRLFLYGGVATAVTTLPLLLASNIFGLSLAVFVAGLFFSPTLIVAMALIERIVPPAKLTEGLTWLVTGLSIGVAIGAAGSGALVDAFGARSGFWLAIMAGAVVLASAFQSYRHLK from the coding sequence ATGGCAAACCCCTACCGCGAATTATTCACCGCCCCCGGCGCCCGGGCTTTTGTACTGGCCGGGATGATCGCGCGCATGCCGATTTCCATGACCGGCATCGGCGTGATCACCATGCTCTCGCAGCTCAAGGGCGGGTACGCGCTGGCCGGTGCGGTGGCGGCGACTTTTGCCCTGGCCACGGCTTTTTGTGCGCCGCAGGTGTCGCGGCTGGTGGATCGTTTCGGCCAGGGTAAAGTGCTGCCGCTATCGGCGTTGATCGGTGGTGGGGCGCTGTTGATGTTGCTGCTGTGCACGCGTTTGCAGGCGCCGACCTGGACCCTGTTCATCTTCGCCGCGCTGGCCGGCTGCATGCCGAGCATGTCGGCGATGGTGCGCGCGCGCTGGACCGAGATCTATCGCGGCCAGCCGCAATTGCAGACCGCCTATGCGCTGGAATCGGTGCTTGATGAAGTCTGTTTCATCGTCGGCCCGCCGCTGTCGGTGGGTTTGTGCGTGGTGGCGTTTCCCGAGGCCGGGCCGTTGGCCGCGCTGTTGGCACTGGCGATCGGGGTGACCGCGTTTGTTGCTCAGCGCAGTACCGAGCCGGCGGTGCACCCGCAGGAATCACAGCATCAGGGTTCGATCATTCGCTCGACCGACGTGCAATGGCTGCTGGCGTTGATGCTCGCCATGGGCATTATCGTTGGCGTCGTCGATGTGGTCAGCGTCGCGTTCGCCCAGCAGCAGGGCCAACCGGCGGCGGCGAGCATCGTGTTGTCGGTGTACGCCATCGGCTCGTGTCTGGCCGGTATCGCGTTTGGCGCGATGTGCTCGAAACTGCCGTTGCCGCGGCTGTTTCTCTACGGTGGGGTGGCGACGGCGGTGACCACGCTGCCGCTGTTGCTGGCGAGCAATATTTTCGGTTTGTCGCTGGCGGTGTTTGTCGCGGGATTGTTCTTCTCGCCGACGCTGATTGTGGCGATGGCGTTGATCGAACGCATCGTGCCGCCGGCGAAACTGACTGAAGGCCTGACCTGGCTGGTGACGGGGCTGAGTATCGGCGTGGCGATCGGCGCCGCCGGCTCGGGCGCGTTGGTGGATGCGTTTGGCGCCCGCAGCGGATTCTGGCTGGCGATTATGGCGGGGGCGGTGGTGTTGGCGTCGGCGTTTCAGAGTTATAGGCACCTGAAATAA
- a CDS encoding BRCT domain-containing protein — MVDLHQEFKSSVFFHQARIERRSVDALIGIAAGLAADGTINQQEAEFLRTWIETHLVHLDDPVVNILYRRLADMLSDGVLDADESAELLEMLHQFTGLPVAPTQTPTFTTPASLPLDHPAPQLCLIDRVFLFTGVMAYGPRKECESQILERGGLIGGSVSKKIHYLVVGSIGNDQWLHSSYGTKIKKAVELRDSGVPIAIISEDHWQKVLFG; from the coding sequence ATGGTCGATTTGCATCAGGAATTTAAGAGCAGCGTGTTCTTTCACCAGGCAAGAATCGAGCGGCGCTCGGTCGATGCTCTCATCGGCATCGCCGCCGGGCTTGCCGCAGACGGCACGATCAACCAGCAAGAAGCCGAGTTTCTCAGAACCTGGATTGAAACCCATTTGGTGCACCTGGATGATCCGGTTGTGAACATCCTTTACAGACGTCTTGCCGACATGCTCAGTGATGGAGTTCTAGACGCCGACGAGTCTGCGGAGCTGTTGGAAATGCTGCATCAGTTCACCGGGCTGCCAGTCGCACCAACACAAACACCAACGTTTACCACTCCGGCCAGCCTTCCTCTCGACCACCCTGCCCCGCAGTTATGCCTGATTGATCGGGTCTTCCTGTTTACAGGCGTCATGGCCTATGGGCCACGTAAAGAATGTGAGTCGCAGATCCTCGAACGCGGCGGCCTTATTGGTGGTTCCGTCAGCAAAAAGATTCACTATTTGGTAGTGGGCAGCATTGGCAATGATCAGTGGCTTCACAGCTCTTACGGCACCAAGATCAAGAAAGCCGTTGAGCTGAGAGACAGCGGCGTGCCGATTGCGATCATCAGCGAAGATCATTGGCAGAAGGTTCTGTTCGGGTAA
- a CDS encoding glucose 1-dehydrogenase — translation MQISLARQVALVTGASSGIGHAAAKALAAAGAAVVINYNRQAEPAEALAQQIIADGGQALAIGADVSKEDEVERLFAETLEAFGALDILVANSGLQKDAAAVDMTLEDWNTVIGVNLTGQFLCARAALRIFNRQGVREGVSRAAGKIIHMSSVHQRIPWAGHVNYAASKGGVDQLMQTLAQEVSQQRIRINGIAPGAIRTAINQDATEGAAGEKLLELIPYGRIGDVEDIANAVVFLASDAADYIVGTTLFIDGGMSLYPEFRGNG, via the coding sequence ATGCAGATTTCCCTCGCCCGCCAAGTAGCACTGGTCACCGGCGCCAGCTCCGGCATCGGCCACGCTGCCGCAAAAGCGCTGGCCGCTGCCGGCGCAGCCGTCGTGATCAATTACAACCGTCAGGCCGAACCTGCCGAGGCACTGGCGCAGCAAATCATCGCCGACGGCGGTCAGGCACTGGCCATCGGCGCCGATGTGTCCAAGGAAGACGAGGTCGAACGGTTGTTCGCCGAGACCCTCGAGGCCTTTGGCGCGCTGGACATTCTGGTGGCCAACTCAGGCCTGCAAAAGGACGCCGCGGCGGTGGACATGACCCTGGAAGACTGGAACACGGTGATCGGCGTCAACCTCACCGGCCAGTTCCTCTGCGCTCGCGCCGCGCTGCGGATTTTCAATCGCCAGGGCGTGCGTGAAGGCGTGTCCCGCGCGGCCGGCAAGATCATTCACATGAGCTCGGTGCATCAGCGCATTCCGTGGGCCGGGCACGTCAACTATGCGGCGTCCAAGGGCGGCGTCGATCAGTTGATGCAGACCCTCGCCCAGGAAGTCAGCCAGCAGCGCATCCGTATCAACGGCATTGCGCCGGGGGCGATTCGCACCGCCATCAATCAGGACGCCACCGAAGGCGCTGCCGGTGAGAAGCTGCTGGAGCTGATCCCTTACGGTCGCATCGGCGATGTCGAGGACATCGCCAACGCGGTGGTGTTTCTCGCTTCCGACGCCGCTGACTACATCGTCGGCACCACCCTGTTCATCGACGGCGGCATGAGTCTTTATCCGGAGTTTCGTGGCAATGGCTGA
- a CDS encoding glycoside hydrolase family 15 protein: MAEHHPERQSPIDAHGIIGDLRSAALVNDKGSVDFFCWPEFDSPSIFCSLLDTPEAGIFQLAPDLPDARREQIYLPDTNVLQTRWLSEQAVVEITDLLPIGDSVDDLPLLMRRVRVVSGEATFHMRCAVRHDYARADTRAQMDQQSVIFSAEGQPSLRLVADQALHIDGESAVAAFSLKQDQHAEFVLGGADDPRFKDDGAKMCLERTLKFWRDWVGQSNYRGRWREMVNRSALALKLLTSRKHGAILAAATFGLPETPGGERNWDYRYTWIRDASFTVYAFMRLGFVDEANAYMGWLRGRVSDCQGNSTKLNILYAIDGRQELPETELSHLSGHGGAQPVRIGNGAYDQIQLDIFGELMDAVYLVNKYGDAISHQGWKHVREVVDQVCETWQTTDVGIWEMRGEQHHFLHSRLMCWVALDRAIRLASKRSLPAPFVQWDQTRQAIYADIWDNFWDEERGHFVQYKGGTALDGSMLLMPLVRFVSAKDPRWLSTLEAIEKTLVRDGMVYRYRNDDANIDGLTGTEGAFAACSFWYVECLARAGQVEKAHLEFEQLLRYANPLGLYAEEFDSKGRHLGNTPQALTHLALISAASFLDRRLSGEKSVWQP, encoded by the coding sequence ATGGCTGAGCATCATCCTGAACGACAAAGCCCGATCGACGCCCACGGCATCATCGGTGATCTGCGCAGTGCGGCACTGGTCAACGACAAGGGCAGCGTGGATTTTTTCTGCTGGCCGGAATTCGACAGCCCGTCGATCTTCTGTTCGCTGCTCGACACGCCCGAGGCAGGGATTTTCCAGCTCGCCCCGGACTTGCCCGATGCCCGACGCGAACAGATCTACCTGCCGGACACCAACGTTCTGCAAACGCGCTGGCTCAGCGAACAGGCCGTGGTGGAAATCACCGACCTGCTGCCGATCGGCGACAGTGTCGATGACCTGCCGTTGCTGATGCGCCGGGTGCGGGTGGTCAGCGGTGAAGCGACGTTTCACATGCGTTGCGCGGTGCGCCATGACTACGCGCGTGCCGACACCCGGGCGCAGATGGATCAACAATCGGTGATTTTCAGTGCGGAGGGCCAGCCATCGCTGCGGCTGGTGGCGGATCAAGCGTTGCACATCGATGGCGAATCGGCCGTTGCCGCGTTCAGTTTGAAACAGGATCAGCACGCCGAATTCGTCCTCGGTGGCGCCGACGATCCGCGCTTCAAGGATGACGGCGCGAAAATGTGCCTGGAGCGCACGCTGAAGTTCTGGCGCGACTGGGTCGGGCAGTCCAACTACCGCGGGCGCTGGCGTGAGATGGTCAATCGCTCGGCACTGGCGCTGAAGTTGCTGACCTCGCGCAAGCACGGCGCGATCCTCGCCGCCGCCACCTTCGGCCTGCCGGAAACCCCCGGCGGCGAGCGCAACTGGGACTATCGCTACACCTGGATCCGCGACGCTTCGTTCACCGTCTACGCGTTCATGCGCCTGGGTTTTGTCGATGAGGCCAACGCTTACATGGGCTGGCTGCGTGGGCGGGTCAGCGATTGTCAGGGAAATTCGACCAAACTCAACATCCTCTATGCGATCGACGGTCGCCAGGAGCTGCCGGAAACCGAACTCTCCCACCTTTCCGGTCATGGTGGCGCGCAACCGGTGCGCATCGGCAATGGCGCGTACGATCAGATTCAGCTCGATATCTTTGGCGAACTGATGGACGCGGTGTACCTGGTCAACAAGTACGGCGACGCGATTTCCCATCAAGGCTGGAAACACGTGCGCGAAGTGGTCGATCAGGTGTGTGAGACCTGGCAGACAACCGATGTCGGCATTTGGGAAATGCGCGGTGAGCAGCATCACTTCCTGCACTCGCGACTGATGTGCTGGGTGGCCTTGGACCGGGCGATTCGCCTGGCCTCGAAACGCTCGCTGCCGGCGCCGTTCGTCCAGTGGGATCAGACCCGGCAGGCGATCTATGCCGACATCTGGGACAACTTCTGGGATGAGGAGCGCGGGCATTTCGTCCAGTACAAGGGCGGCACCGCGCTCGACGGTTCGATGCTGCTGATGCCGCTGGTGCGCTTCGTCAGCGCCAAGGATCCACGCTGGCTGTCGACCCTTGAAGCGATCGAAAAGACTCTGGTACGCGACGGCATGGTTTATCGCTATCGCAACGATGACGCCAACATCGACGGTTTGACCGGCACCGAAGGCGCCTTTGCCGCCTGCTCATTCTGGTACGTCGAATGCTTGGCCCGCGCCGGTCAGGTGGAAAAGGCGCATCTGGAGTTCGAACAACTGCTGCGCTACGCGAACCCACTGGGCCTGTATGCCGAAGAGTTCGACAGCAAGGGCCGCCATCTGGGCAACACCCCGCAAGCGCTGACGCATCTGGCGCTGATCAGTGCGGCGAGTTTTCTGGATCGGCGTTTGAGTGGGGAAAAGAGTGTTTGGCAGCCGTAA